The Euphorbia lathyris chromosome 4, ddEupLath1.1, whole genome shotgun sequence genomic interval tttttttttttttttttgaaatgacaattttagttttttaattagaaaaatCAACAAGATATTACAGTTGGTTTTCATTGATTAATTAGTGAATCAAATCAGAATCCTAAGccacaaataataaaaaaacaataataaaattaaCTTAAGATTTGACAAATTCAAAGCCCACTAAATTACTCTTAATTACAcaaaaattaatcaaattagAGAAACTTACAGCTTCAATATCAATTCTGTAAACAAgaagttttcttctttctctgcaACTTGTTCTATATGCAACCACAACATGTCCAATAGCCAACCCCAAAGAACACACAAACAGAGCAATTTCCATGGCTTTCTCATAATTATAAACATAATTACCACTAAACACAAAAGATGCCTTAAATGACACATAAATCAGTGATAAAACTGAGCAAATTGTTGTAACCCCCAAATAAGGCCCTCTTGACAATCTTGGTCCATCACAGAAGCTATAAACACcttcaaaaatcaaaattaaacatCAAATTAGACAAAATCAAGAATTGGGGGGATTAAGATTTAATCTAATTTTACTTACAGATGATGACAGCTGATCTTGTGATGGAGATCAGGGGGATATCAATTAAGGAGTGTCTGAAATCATAGTTAGTGAAATGAGATGAAAGTGACTgaaaggagaaggagaaggaggagAGGAGAGAGATAGGGAGGAGAGTATCTGCTATGGCAACAAGAATGGGGGCTGAAAAAAGAAGGAATGAGATTAGTAAAGTGATCAAGAAAAAAAGAGTCTTGAAAACTCTTAATACTCTCACTGATTTCTCTTCTTTTGATAAACCCATTTCTTGATTTTTCTTGATCTCAATTGGGTTTTTGTTGGAATCTCTAAATTTACAAGAACAAGACTGatttttaagagagagaaagtaggaGAGAGAGTGGGGGAGAGGGGGTGGGTTTGGATGAAATTTGGGAGGAAATTTATTGGGGATTTATTTGGAGAAATAAAGGAGGaagattctttttttttttttaaataaaaaagaaaaatttaaaagaaaacaaaattgaaaaactaACATAGAAGGTGCAGGCTAAAAAGATTCAATGTTTTTGACTGGACTTGTCTGCTGAGGAAATTTTAGAGGATGATAAAGACTTAACCTTTACATAGGCGTAAGTTAGCAGTGAATGGTAGAGATTTGCTATCGTATGTATAATTAACGGCAATACctgaatttattaattattcttTTAAGAACAATTAACATCATTTACGATGAAACGCTTAGCATTAATTATTGTTAGAACTGTCCATGGGGGGCTGGACTGGGAATGTATTAAGTCAGAGTTAAAATGTTTCCTTTTGTTAAAAagttgggaaaattacaaaattgggtaaaattggagacccatttatatatttagactatTTTTCCAATCCATTACCTATTTAGACTATATTTTgtaactttccaaaaatacccttcATGTATATATGACACTTAGAAAATTTTtagtctttttcattttccattccgtctgacttcgcatatatgacttttacttcgcaaattcgcaatatgctaattagcaaaatcaattttacttcGCAAATTCGCAATATGCTAATTAGCAgaatgattttacttcgcaaattCGCAATATGCTTCGTATATTGCACAATATGCgatatgattttacttcgcaaattCGCAATATGCTTCGCATATTGCACAATATGCGAAGTGAGATGTAACATTCGGATCATAACAATGGTGAAAGCATTACTGCAACTGCTCCGCTCTCTACTTTCTTTCATTTTCAAACCAGaagctttcttcttcttcctcctccttcatCTAAAGTATTACTCCGACCGTTCGGCACCAAAGTATTATTCTCAATTCACCTCACCTCAACTCTCCTTCTTCAATTTAATTTCTATGTGGTTCTGCAAATTACTCAATTTGTTAATCCCCATACTATGATCTGCctccaatttcatgttttctagATGTCGATGGAATTCTACAAGTTCGAGCCTTACGAAATAGACTCCAAGGAAGTATGTTGTTCCTGGTATTGTTCCTTTTCTCTGTTTTGGATCCATTAATCCCGCCTGAAAAATTATCTGCTGTTTTTGCTGATACTGATGCAACCTACGTATAGGAACGAAATGGGTATCGAGCCGATACTGGCAATACACGAAGTCTGGTGAATACTCCTACAAAT includes:
- the LOC136227540 gene encoding uncharacterized protein gives rise to the protein MGLSKEEKSVRVLRVFKTLFFLITLLISFLLFSAPILVAIADTLLPISLLSSFSFSFQSLSSHFTNYDFRHSLIDIPLISITRSAVIICVYSFCDGPRLSRGPYLGVTTICSVLSLIYVSFKASFVFSGNYVYNYEKAMEIALFVCSLGLAIGHVVVAYRTSCRERRKLLVYRIDIEAVSACKNGFPGYKKITKEERVKS